From Ictidomys tridecemlineatus isolate mIctTri1 chromosome 2, mIctTri1.hap1, whole genome shotgun sequence, the proteins below share one genomic window:
- the LOC101974684 gene encoding large ribosomal subunit protein eL21 — translation MTNTKGKRRGTRYMFSRPFKKHGVVPLATYMRIYKKGDIVDIKRIGTVQKGMPHKCYGKTGRVYSVTQHAIGIIVNKQVKGKILAKRINVCIEHIKHSKSRDSFLKCLKENDQKKKEAKEKGTWVHLKRQPAPPREAHFVRTNGKEPELLETFPYESMP, via the coding sequence ATGACAAACacaaagggaaagaggagaggaacCCGATATATGTTCTCCAGGCCTTTTAAAAAACATGGAGTTGTTCCTTTGGCCACATATATGCGAATCTACAAGAAGGGTGATATTGTAGACATCAAGAGAATAGGTACTGTTCAAAAAGGAATGCCCCACAAATGTTATGGCAAAACTGGGAGAGTCTACAGTGTTACCCAGCATGCAATTGGCATTATTGTGAATAAGCAAGTTAAGGGCAAGATTCTTGCCAAGAGAATTAATGTGTGTATTGAGCATATTAAGCACTCTAAGAGCCGAGACAGCTTCCTGAAATGTTTGAAGGAAAATgatcagaaaaagaaggaagccaAAGAGAAAGGTACCTGGGTTCATCTGAAGCGCCAGCCTGCCCCACCCAGAGAAGCACATTTTGTGAGAACAAATGGAAAGGAGCCTGAACTGCTGGAAACTTTTCCCTATGAATCCATGccataa
- the Lpar2 gene encoding lysophosphatidic acid receptor 2 translates to MVTMGQCYYNETIGFFYNNSGKELSSYWRPKDVVVVALGLTVSVLVLLTNLLVIAAIASNRRFHQPIYYLLGNLAAADLFAGVAYLFLMFHTGPRTARLSLKGWFLRQGLLDTSLTASVATLLAIAVERHRSVMAVQLHSRLPRGRVVMLIVVVWVAALGLGLLPAHSWHCLCALDRCSRMAPLLSRSYLAVWALSSLLVFLLMVAVYTRIFFYVRRRVQRMAEHVSCHPRYRETTLSLVKTVVIILGAFVVCWTPGQVVLLLDGLDCKSCNVLAVEKYFLLLAESNSLVNAAVYSCRDAEMRRTFRRLLCCMCLRRSSHKSAHYTSSARTGASTRIMLPENGHSLMDSTL, encoded by the exons ATGGTCACCATGGGCCAGTGCTACTACAATGAGACCATCGGCTTTTTCTACAACAACAGTGGCAAAGAGCTCAGCTCTTATTGGCGGCCCAAggatgtggtggtggtggcactGGGGCTGACTGTCAGTGTGCTGGTGCTACTGACTAACTTGCTGGTTATTGCAGCCATTGCCTCCAACCGCCGCTTCCACCAGCCCATTTACTACCTGCTTGGCAACCTGGCTGCAGCAGACCTGTTTGCTGGTGTGGCTTACCTCTTCCTCATGTTCCACACGGGCCCACGCACGGCCCGGCTCTCGCTCAAGGGCTGGTTCCTGAGACAAGGCCTGCTGGACACGAGCCTGACAGCATCAGTGGCCACACTGTTGGCCATTGCCGTGGAGCGGCACCGCAGTGTGATGGCTGTGCAGTTGCACAGCCGCCTGCCGCGTGGGCGGGTTGTCATGCTCATTGTGGTTGTGTGGGTTGCCGCACTGGGCCTAGGACTGCTGCCTGCCCACTCCTGGCACTGCCTCTGTGCCCTGGACCGCTGTTCCCGCATGGCTCCCCTGCTCAGCCGCTCCTACCTAGCTGTGTGGGCCCTCTCCAGCCTGCTTGTCTTCCTGCTCATGGTAGCTGTCTACACCCGCATTTTCTTCTACGTGCGTAGGCGAGTGCAGCGCATGGCCGAGCATGTCAGCTGCCACCCCCGCTACCGGGAGACCACACTCAGCCTGGTCAAGACTGTTGTCATCATCCTTG GGGCATTTGTGGTCTGCTGGACACCCGGCCAGGTGGTGCTGCTCCTGGATGGTCTGGACTGCAAGTCCTGCAATGTGCTGGCTGTGGAGAAGTATTTCCTGCTCTTGGCTGAGTCCAATTCACTGGTCAATGCTGCAGTATACTCATGCCGAGATGCTGAGATGCGCCGTACCTTCCGTCGCCTACTCTGCTGTATGTGCCTCCGCCGGTCCTCCCACAAGTCTGCCCACTATACATCATCTGCCCGGACAGGTGCCAGCACCCGCATCATGCTTCCTGAGAATGGTCACTCTCTGATGGACTCCACTCTTTAG